ACTCCATGCTGGCGTAGCCTTTGGTGCGTGACTTCATCTGGTCAAAGAAGTCCGTGACCACTTCCGCCAAGGGCATTTCGTAGATCAGCGTTGTCCGCTCCTGGGTCAGATACTTCATGTCAATGAAGATGCCGCGCCGCGTTTGGCAGAGGTCCATCAGCGCCCCGACGTACCCTTCGGGCGTGATGATTTCAACCTTGACGTAGGGCTCTTCGATCTTTTCGCGCTGCTGAGGTGGTGGCAGTTTGGAGGGGTTATCCACCCGCAGCACTTCGCCATCAAGCGTGGTGACTTGATAGACCACCGAAGGCGCCGTGGTAATCAGGTCGAGATTGTATTCCCGCTCCAGCCGTTCTTGCACAATTTCCATGTGCAGCAGACCGAGAAAGCCACAGCGGAAGCCAAAGCCCATAGCACTGGAAGTTTCCGGTTCGTACTGAAGGGCAGCGTCGCTCAGTTGCAGCTTTTCGAGCGCATCGCGCAGGTCGGGATAACGATCGGAATCTGTGGGGAAGAGCCCGCAGAAGACCATCGGCTTGGCTTCGACGTAGCCGGGTAGCGGTTCTGCCGCTCGCGCCCGTGCCAAGGTGATCGTGTCGCCGACCCGTGCATCAGCCACGGCCTTGATGGAAGCGGCAATGTAGCCCACTTCGCCCGCATGCAATTCTTCGACTTGGACTTGGTTGGGCGAAAGCACACCCAGCTCATCGATCTCGTATTCCTTGCCCGAGGCCATCAGTCGAATGCGATCGCCTTTGCGCACGGTGCCGTCAATGACGCGGAAGTAGACGATCACACCGCGATAGGGATCGTAGTAGCTGTCGAAAATCAGCGCCCGCAGCGGTTCCTGAGTCGTATCGCTGGGCGGCGGCACGAGGTGAACGATGCTCTCTAAAATTTCATCGATGCCGATGCCAGACTTAGCCGAGGCTTCGATTGCACCGCTACAATCCAGCCCAATCACTTCTTCGATCTCGCGTTTGACCCGCTCGGGATCCGCACCGGGCAAGTCGATTTTGTTGAGGACAGGGATGATTTCGAGGTCGTTTTCCAAGGCCAGATAGACGTTGGCCAAGGTCTGCGCTTCTACACCCTGCGAAGCATCGACCACCAGCAGCGCCCCTTCGCAGGCTTGCAGCGATCGCGACACTTCATAGGAAAAGTCGACGTGGCCCGGCGTGTCGATCAGGTTGAGCACATACTGCTCGCCGTCCTGAGCGCGGTAGTTCATCCGCGCCGCCTGCAGCTTAATCGTGATGCCGCGCTCGCGCTCCAGTTCCATGTTGTCGAGGAACTGTTCCTTCATTTCGCGGGCTTGCACCGTTCCCGTTTCTTGCAGCAAGCGATCGGCCAGGGTCGATTTGCCGTGGTCGATGTGGGCAATGATGCAAAAGTTACGAATTTTTGAAACCGAAACGTCGGTCATACAGCCGGAACCCGTAGGAAAAGCGCAGCAGCCAAGGCAGCTTTCCCATTCTAAAGGCCGTCTAAAGCTCTCTTGGGTGGGTGACAGCTCAACAGCCATTTCTCAACGCGATTGCTACGCTAAGGCCGGACTGTCGAAGGTCGATCGCGCCATGACTGCTTCCCGATCGCGCTCGACTGCTGCGAATCCCCTAGAACTCGCTTGGATTACGCCGTCGGCGGCACAACTGGCCTCCACGGCGGATTTGTACTTTGTCCAAGATCTGCTAGGACGCTATCTGTCCTTCGCTTGGCGCAGTGGACAACGGCTTGGGTTGAATAGTGATCAAGTCGTCGGTAGTTATCTCAGCGAGCAGTTTACGCCGGTTGATCTCAACCTCTATCTGGCGCGGATGCGACGGGCCATGCATCGAGGCCGCGCTGAGCAATTTCGCACTGGCTTTCGTTTTCAGGGACAGGTTTACGTTTTTGACCTGACCCTCAGCCCGATTCTGCAACCGCAGCAGGCCAGCTCATTGCTGTTGGTGATTGGGCGGCAGCAGGAGCCGCTACCTGAAGTTCTGCCAGAACCTCCGATCGCGATCGCGCCGCCGCACCATGCCAAGTTGTTTGCCCAAATTGCTTGGGATATTCGCCGCACCCTCGACCCTGAAACGATTTGGCAACACACTGTTCAAGGGTTGGGACAGGCACTCGGTCTTCAGCGCTGCCTACTCTGCCCCTATGAACTGGGATCGACAGCGATCGCGATTGTGGCGGAATATCGGCAGGCCAATCTGCCCGTGGTTTTGGGCGAACAGCTAGCGATCGCCGCCAATCCTGCCCTCGCGGATGCACTCCTCAGTTTGCGACCCACCCAAGCCGTCGTTGACTTTGAGCGATCGCCTGCAGAACCAATATGGATTGTCCCGACCGGCTATCAGGAGCATCCCAACGGCGTCTTGCTGCTGCGATCGGCGGAGGAATTAAGTGTGGGCGATCGCGATCTGGTTTGGGAGCTGGCAGATCAAGTCGGGACCGCCCTCGCCCATGCCCGCCTCTATGCCCAAAGTCAGGCTTTGGCGCTGGAATTGCAGCGGGCCAACCAAACTTTGTTGGAACAGCAGCAGGCTTTGATCGAAGCGCATCGCCAGTCGGAAGCCCTCTCCCAGCTGAAAACTGACTTTTTAGCGAATACATCCCACGAGCTGCGCACGCCGCTGACCGGCATGATTGGCTATCTGCAATTGCTGCAAGACGATCTTGCGGATACCCCCGAAGAGCGGCAGGAGTTTGTTGAGGGGGCTTATCACTCGGCACTGCATTTGCTGGGCATCATCAACGATATCCTTGACATTGCCCGCATCGAAGCTGGACGGCTGCAACTGCAGTCTGAAACTGTCTCTCTGAGGAGCTTGCTGGCGGAAGTAGAAACCTGTCTTCGCAGCCAAGCCCAGTCGAAAGGATTGGTCTATCGCTGTCAGATAGCCGCTGGCACAGAGTTGGTCGACTTGTGGGGCGATCGCCAGCGTCTCTTGCAGGTGTTGTTCAATCTGGTCGGAAATGCGATTAAGTTCACACTCAATGGCTACGTTGAAGTGCGAGCCATGGCGGTGTGGCAACCGCTCTGTGCCAATGGCTTCGATTTGCCGGGCTATCTCAAATTAGAGATTGAAGACAGCGGGATTGGGGTAGCACCGGAACGACAAGACAGTTTGTTTCAGCCGTTTAGCCAAGCGGATAGCTCGTTGACGCGACAGTTTGGGGGCAGCGGCTTGGGTCTGGTGATCTGTCGCCGCCTATTGGAGAGCATGGGGGGCATGGTGGAACTGTTCAGTCCCGGTGAGGGCTTGGGCACAACAGTGACCTGTTTGATTCCTCTGGCTCCCACGGCCACCGTTGCCTAGCGTCCGTCGTCACAGTTGCAGGATCAATTCCAACCCCTACACTGCAAAACGAAGGCTTCTTTGCGATCGCAGGTCCCTATGCCTACTGTTGCTCGGATGTGGCGACCCCTGCTGGGTCTTGCATTGATCTCACTGCTCGTTCAAAGTTGCGGGCGATCGCGACAAGCGTTCAATCCTGATGGTGACCTGTGCGGATCGCGCCAGTTGGAAGCTAGTGACATCTTTAAACGCAGTAAGGGCAGTGTCGTCAAAATTGAGACTGCAACAGGCTTGGGATCTGGTTTCGTTGTCAAAAACGATAATGGCTCAATCATTCTGACTAACGCTCACGTTGTTAAAGGCAACGGTGGTCAACTGACGGTCAAAGATGTGCGGGGCAATACGGTCGAGGCTCAACTGCTGGCTGTGGGTGAAGGCGAAGCTGATTCCTCCGATTTGGCGTTGATTAAAACCGATGTCGAAATTGGCACTCCCTTGAAGCTGGATGATGAGATTGAAACGGCAAGTACGGTCTATGCGATCGGTTCGCCCTTGGGTCAGGAATGGTCTATTTCGCAGGGAATTATCAGCCGTTTTGTCACGGATCAAGGCTTAATCCAAACTGATATCGCCATCAACCCTGGTAACTCCGGCGGGCCAGTGCTCGACAAGCGGGGTTGTGTCGTCGGTGTGGTTGTATCCAAGCTCGATCCAGCGCAGTCCGAAGGAATTGGCTTTGCGATCGAACCGCGCATTGCCGAGCGGTATGTGAAAGAAAATGCGCAAAATCAAGCGATCGCGCTTGACCAGTTCAGTGAGCCTGAAGAATCCCAAGTTGAGCAGGTCGAAAATCCCGAGCGTAGTGATGCGGGTTACGAAGTCTGTAATCAATCGGGTGAGAAGCTTTCTGTTGCGATCGCCTATTTCGATACATCAGCCGATAGCTATCGCAGTGAAGGCTGGTGGAACCTAGACAAAGAGGACTGTCAGTTCTTTCCCAACTTGCTTAATCGCGTTGATGAAGTCTACGTCTTCGCCGAGTCCGATCAAACGCTCTGGTCTGGAGATTTCCCCTTCTGTATCCAAGAGGAAGCCTTTGACTACCCCAATGCCAACCGCGATCGCTGCCCGGACCCTGCCTATTCCAAAGGCTTCCTCAAAGTGGAAGTTGGTGACGCTAAAACCTGGACCACGAATTTGACACCCTCTCAATGAGCGATCGCGATCGAGGAGTTCAGGGATTTTGATAAATGGCTTAAACTACAGCCATAAAATCAAAATTCAAAATATTGAGGTAGCCAAAATGGCCATTTATGAAAAAATGCTTGAACAAATCTACCGATGTCTCTTGCGGCCTGGTGATACAGCCATCGATATTGGTGCTCACACTGGGCTCCATACCTTGCCAATGCTAGACGCTGTAGGTGAAACAGGAAAGATTTATGCCTTCGAGCCTTTACAAGCTGAATATCAAAAGCTGAAAGCTGAAATCTTAAATCACCCAGCTTTTCAAGCCCAGTCTAAAAGTTTTTGTGCCTACAATTGCGCTTTAGGAGATAAAGAAGAAACAACTCAATTCGTTTATGTGCAAAATTTTCCAGAGTATAGCGGTTTTCGTGAAAGGATTTATCATGACAACTCAATTGAAAGGGAGATAATAACTGTTGATGTGCGTCGATTGGATTCCTTTGTTGATCAGTTTCAAGGTCTGCGCTACATCAAAATAGATGCAGAAGGGGCTGAACTTATGATCTTAAAAGGAGCCCAAGATGTTATTAAAAAGTATCATCCAGTAATTTCTTTTGAACTAGGAGATTTGTCGCTTTCCAATTATCCCTACGAGTCTAAAGACGTCTATGACTTCTTGTCGGTTCTTGGTTACAATATTTTTTCAGTTTTTGGAATTCTTCTTTCTCGAGAAGATTTTATTGAGGCTTCAAAGGAACAGTTTTTTTGGGATTATGTCGCAATTCCCAATTTGACAACTTGGCCGTTGGGTCATTATCACCTGCGGCTATTGATGCGGGAGATGGATGCTTTGTCTGCTGCTGCCAGATCAACTACCCTACCAACGGCAACGCAGCTAGAAGAGCCTGTCACAACCCCATCGAAGCTCAAGCGTCTTAAGGCAAAAATTCGGAATCTAGTGCGGGGCAATTAGGTGGGGGCCAAGCCCTCGATCGCGACGAGGGCTTCGGCCATTTGCTTAACCACCGGTGCAGCAACGGTTGAGCCGTAGGCATCATCACCCCTTGGCTCGTCGACCACTACAAGAATGGCGTAGCGTGGATTATCCGCAGGCAAGACCCCAACAAAGCTGGTAATCCGGGCACCGGCGACGTACATGCCGTTCTCTGCTTTTTGGGCTGTACCCGTTTTTCCTCCCAGTCGGTAACCCTTGATTTGAGCGGGTTTACCACTGCCATCCACCACAACACTCTCCATCAAGCTCATGACTTGCTTTGATGTCTCGGCCGAGAAGAGCTGCGGGGCTTCAGGACGCGGCGGTTGCCAGTAGAGCTGCCCTTGACTGTCCACTAGTCCAGCAATCACGTGGGGGGTGACGAGTTTGCCGCCATTGGCGATCGCGGCATGTAGTTGCAAAAGCTTGAGTGGTGTTAATGAAAACCCTTGGCCAAAAGAAGCGGTTGCAGGCTCAATCACGTGATTCACAAATTCATTCCGCGCCTTGATTTGCCCCGCCGTGGCAAAGGGTAGATCCGTGCCGACCGCTTTATCGATCTGCAGCTTTTGGAGCCACTCAAAATAACGCTGGGGTCGGAGCCGGTCCATGATGTGCACCATGGCCACATTGCTGGAATACTGCATGACCTTTTCGAGGGAGAGCGGTCCTCTACCCCCAGAGGTGCTGTAGTCATGGTTGTTGATGGGCCAGCCCCCGACTTGGATGCGGCCTTCGTCATAAATGACGTCGTTGATGTCGAGAACTTTTTCTTCCAGGGCGATCGCAATGTTGATTGGCTTAAAGGTAGAACCTGGCTCATAGAGATCGTGAACTGCCCAATCGTTGAATAGCTTGGGATCGGCCTCGTAGTAGCGATTGGCATCGTAGGTGGGCTCGCTGACTAGCGCCAGGAGTGAACCATCGCGGACATCCATCACGATCGCGGCCCCCCGCTTGGCGGAATAGCGCTTTAGCTGCTGCCGCAGAACGGTTTGTGTGGTGCGTTGCAGTCGACCATCGAGTGTCAGCTGCAACCGCATATCGTCTTGGTGTAGAAAACCAGCCGGCACGCCATCGGGTAGCAGACTGCCATCGCCCGATCGCTCTACGGAGGCTTTGAGTACTGGGCGTTGTAGGAGATTTTGCTGGCTGAACTCAAGACCGGCTTGGCCCTTTCGTTCGTCGTTGAGGAAGCCAACGATATTGGCATAGAGGTCTTTAAAGGGATAGAGTCGCTGCGCCCGCTGCTCAAACTCTAGGCCATCGAGATAGAGACCGCGCAGGGTACTGA
The sequence above is a segment of the Synechococcus elongatus PCC 11801 genome. Coding sequences within it:
- a CDS encoding trypsin-like peptidase domain-containing protein, with product MPTVARMWRPLLGLALISLLVQSCGRSRQAFNPDGDLCGSRQLEASDIFKRSKGSVVKIETATGLGSGFVVKNDNGSIILTNAHVVKGNGGQLTVKDVRGNTVEAQLLAVGEGEADSSDLALIKTDVEIGTPLKLDDEIETASTVYAIGSPLGQEWSISQGIISRFVTDQGLIQTDIAINPGNSGGPVLDKRGCVVGVVVSKLDPAQSEGIGFAIEPRIAERYVKENAQNQAIALDQFSEPEESQVEQVENPERSDAGYEVCNQSGEKLSVAIAYFDTSADSYRSEGWWNLDKEDCQFFPNLLNRVDEVYVFAESDQTLWSGDFPFCIQEEAFDYPNANRDRCPDPAYSKGFLKVEVGDAKTWTTNLTPSQ
- a CDS encoding peptidoglycan D,D-transpeptidase FtsI family protein, giving the protein MAVLPQARGGRRPRRSSRRSVPTQVIEPRRLLTIWLLLVLGAACLGWRLFTVQVLEGPTLRQKAAEQQQVTLSPFLPRRPIIDQQGNLLALDQEIYTLYVHPRLFKEPIPAVAEKLAPILGMDKAALQQRFQAQESGIRLRSDLSRDTVSTLRGLYLDGLEFEQRAQRLYPFKDLYANIVGFLNDERKGQAGLEFSQQNLLQRPVLKASVERSGDGSLLPDGVPAGFLHQDDMRLQLTLDGRLQRTTQTVLRQQLKRYSAKRGAAIVMDVRDGSLLALVSEPTYDANRYYEADPKLFNDWAVHDLYEPGSTFKPINIAIALEEKVLDINDVIYDEGRIQVGGWPINNHDYSTSGGRGPLSLEKVMQYSSNVAMVHIMDRLRPQRYFEWLQKLQIDKAVGTDLPFATAGQIKARNEFVNHVIEPATASFGQGFSLTPLKLLQLHAAIANGGKLVTPHVIAGLVDSQGQLYWQPPRPEAPQLFSAETSKQVMSLMESVVVDGSGKPAQIKGYRLGGKTGTAQKAENGMYVAGARITSFVGVLPADNPRYAILVVVDEPRGDDAYGSTVAAPVVKQMAEALVAIEGLAPT
- the lepA gene encoding translation elongation factor 4; the encoded protein is MTDVSVSKIRNFCIIAHIDHGKSTLADRLLQETGTVQAREMKEQFLDNMELERERGITIKLQAARMNYRAQDGEQYVLNLIDTPGHVDFSYEVSRSLQACEGALLVVDASQGVEAQTLANVYLALENDLEIIPVLNKIDLPGADPERVKREIEEVIGLDCSGAIEASAKSGIGIDEILESIVHLVPPPSDTTQEPLRALIFDSYYDPYRGVIVYFRVIDGTVRKGDRIRLMASGKEYEIDELGVLSPNQVQVEELHAGEVGYIAASIKAVADARVGDTITLARARAAEPLPGYVEAKPMVFCGLFPTDSDRYPDLRDALEKLQLSDAALQYEPETSSAMGFGFRCGFLGLLHMEIVQERLEREYNLDLITTAPSVVYQVTTLDGEVLRVDNPSKLPPPQQREKIEEPYVKVEIITPEGYVGALMDLCQTRRGIFIDMKYLTQERTTLIYEMPLAEVVTDFFDQMKSRTKGYASMEYSLIGYREGELVRMDILINSEPVDPLATIVHRDKAYYVGKALVEKLKELIPRHQFKIPLQAAIGSRVIASESIPALRKDVLAKCYGGDISRKKKLLQKQAKGKKRMKAIGTVDVPQEAFMAVLKLDREG
- a CDS encoding FkbM family methyltransferase, whose amino-acid sequence is MAIYEKMLEQIYRCLLRPGDTAIDIGAHTGLHTLPMLDAVGETGKIYAFEPLQAEYQKLKAEILNHPAFQAQSKSFCAYNCALGDKEETTQFVYVQNFPEYSGFRERIYHDNSIEREIITVDVRRLDSFVDQFQGLRYIKIDAEGAELMILKGAQDVIKKYHPVISFELGDLSLSNYPYESKDVYDFLSVLGYNIFSVFGILLSREDFIEASKEQFFWDYVAIPNLTTWPLGHYHLRLLMREMDALSAAARSTTLPTATQLEEPVTTPSKLKRLKAKIRNLVRGN
- the cikB gene encoding photosynthesis regulation sensor histidine kinase CikB, yielding MTASRSRSTAANPLELAWITPSAAQLASTADLYFVQDLLGRYLSFAWRSGQRLGLNSDQVVGSYLSEQFTPVDLNLYLARMRRAMHRGRAEQFRTGFRFQGQVYVFDLTLSPILQPQQASSLLLVIGRQQEPLPEVLPEPPIAIAPPHHAKLFAQIAWDIRRTLDPETIWQHTVQGLGQALGLQRCLLCPYELGSTAIAIVAEYRQANLPVVLGEQLAIAANPALADALLSLRPTQAVVDFERSPAEPIWIVPTGYQEHPNGVLLLRSAEELSVGDRDLVWELADQVGTALAHARLYAQSQALALELQRANQTLLEQQQALIEAHRQSEALSQLKTDFLANTSHELRTPLTGMIGYLQLLQDDLADTPEERQEFVEGAYHSALHLLGIINDILDIARIEAGRLQLQSETVSLRSLLAEVETCLRSQAQSKGLVYRCQIAAGTELVDLWGDRQRLLQVLFNLVGNAIKFTLNGYVEVRAMAVWQPLCANGFDLPGYLKLEIEDSGIGVAPERQDSLFQPFSQADSSLTRQFGGSGLGLVICRRLLESMGGMVELFSPGEGLGTTVTCLIPLAPTATVA